In the genome of Desulfovibrio desulfuricans, one region contains:
- a CDS encoding GNAT family N-acetyltransferase, with protein MLTIATETFSQLAHEASHLAAAHWDEVEAPLHGQQTYALDHTRYATLERLGMLHISAARGHTDAATCPDSQGPAADGNHALQGRGSIPQTPGSCRPLAGYAAFTLVACPHRQQTLLAALDGLYLAPWARGGLFALRLLRHAETALAARGVELVQYSSPASRPCHALYRRLGAQPTETIWHKTLRLKANTAAADRQEETQWP; from the coding sequence ATGCTGACCATTGCAACAGAAACCTTTTCGCAGCTGGCGCACGAGGCCAGTCATCTGGCGGCTGCGCACTGGGACGAAGTGGAGGCTCCCCTGCACGGGCAGCAAACCTACGCCCTTGACCATACCCGCTACGCTACCCTTGAAAGGCTGGGCATGCTGCATATCAGCGCAGCGCGCGGCCATACTGACGCGGCAACGTGCCCGGACAGTCAGGGCCCAGCCGCCGACGGCAACCACGCGCTACAGGGGCGGGGCAGCATCCCGCAAACACCAGGCAGTTGCAGGCCGCTGGCAGGCTACGCCGCCTTTACGCTGGTGGCCTGCCCCCACCGCCAGCAAACCCTGCTGGCGGCGCTGGACGGCCTGTATCTTGCCCCCTGGGCACGCGGCGGTCTGTTTGCCCTGCGGCTGCTGCGTCATGCGGAGACGGCCCTTGCCGCACGCGGGGTGGAACTTGTGCAATACAGCTCGCCAGCCTCCCGCCCATGCCATGCGCTCTACCGCCGCCTTGGGGCACAACCCACAGAAACCATCTGGCACAAGACGCTGCGGCTCAAGGCCAACACTGCCGCAGCGGACAGACAGGAGGAGACCCAATGGCCATAG
- a CDS encoding GNAT family N-acetyltransferase, with product MRFCYAPIADQPARDAVFLRMQAEGLTACAMSSLASPSLAQWQDITAPTRGVLAGCYATVRGQTAATPADPAHLLACAMFSPRRGRVWEFDFTTFRQTAGLAVPMARGVLGWAFEHLDCSAVMGLCPAPNRHAWRLAESCGFRLLGRLPGACLHARKRSWVDGMLVLCTPQYLTAADDCDLQQP from the coding sequence ATGCGCTTTTGCTACGCGCCCATTGCGGATCAACCCGCCCGCGACGCGGTGTTTCTCCGCATGCAGGCCGAGGGGCTCACAGCCTGCGCCATGAGTTCCCTGGCCAGCCCCTCGCTTGCTCAATGGCAGGACATTACCGCACCCACGCGCGGCGTACTGGCGGGTTGTTACGCCACTGTCAGGGGGCAGACCGCCGCAACCCCTGCAGATCCAGCGCACCTGCTGGCCTGCGCCATGTTCAGCCCCCGGCGCGGGCGGGTGTGGGAATTTGACTTCACGACCTTCCGCCAGACGGCGGGTCTGGCTGTCCCCATGGCTCGCGGAGTTCTGGGCTGGGCCTTTGAGCACCTTGACTGCTCTGCCGTCATGGGTCTGTGCCCCGCCCCCAACCGCCACGCGTGGCGTCTGGCCGAAAGCTGCGGTTTTCGCCTGCTGGGGCGCTTGCCCGGAGCATGTCTGCACGCCCGCAAAAGGTCGTGGGTCGACGGCATGCTGGTGCTCTGCACGCCGCAATATCTGACAGCAGCCGACGACTGTGATCTTCAACAACCTTAG
- a CDS encoding phage tail assembly chaperone yields the protein MENVIDIRIALEQLGTGWQFGGSVTAGTQEAWDAAAWEDERPKPSWGELCAAHASATTAAQFITLRADRDARLADTDKMLLPDYPIGAETLAQVKAYRAALRALPEQPGAPWDGGGAATPWPAAPSKPQAEQPCA from the coding sequence ATGGAAAATGTAATCGACATTCGCATAGCCCTTGAGCAGCTGGGAACCGGCTGGCAGTTTGGCGGCTCGGTAACGGCGGGCACGCAGGAGGCATGGGACGCCGCAGCGTGGGAGGATGAGCGCCCCAAGCCCTCGTGGGGCGAGCTGTGCGCAGCACATGCCTCGGCCACAACTGCAGCGCAGTTCATCACCCTGCGCGCGGATCGTGATGCACGACTTGCTGATACGGACAAGATGCTGCTGCCCGATTACCCCATCGGGGCGGAGACGCTGGCGCAGGTCAAAGCCTACCGCGCCGCCCTGCGCGCCCTGCCGGAGCAACCCGGCGCGCCGTGGGACGGGGGCGGTGCGGCGACGCCATGGCCTGCCGCCCCAAGTAAGCCACAGGCGGAGCAGCCATGCGCGTAG
- a CDS encoding major capsid protein, which translates to MANSMGLVVSLAEMEQFYRGDKAGQIIELMNKTNDIMDDVLWMESNQSDGHLTRIRTGLPEVYWRRLYQGTPPSKSQWSQVKEGCGILEAIMELDVEELRLYGSRDKVFRMSEGVAFAEAMRQKVATTLFYGNSNINPDEFNGLSMRYPAQDAKNVLDAGGRDADGCTSLWLISWGAQSVHGIYPKESNGGLSHEDLKTYMAQDPDGRKYQVVGDKYNWRCGLAVRDWRGIVRIANLPVSALGKRKGQSGFVDLQKLTIEAKNLMPQHLRQKAVWYANADVLTALELQNSDAGNVQLQYGEFFDSKAVPVLHGRPVRQCDAILSSEAVL; encoded by the coding sequence ATGGCTAATTCCATGGGTTTGGTGGTGTCCCTGGCTGAAATGGAACAGTTCTACCGCGGCGACAAGGCCGGGCAGATCATCGAGCTGATGAACAAGACCAACGACATCATGGACGATGTGCTCTGGATGGAATCGAACCAGAGCGACGGCCACCTCACCCGCATCCGCACAGGCCTGCCCGAAGTTTACTGGCGCAGGCTCTATCAGGGCACGCCGCCCTCCAAGTCGCAGTGGAGCCAGGTCAAGGAAGGCTGCGGCATCCTTGAGGCCATCATGGAGCTGGACGTGGAAGAGCTGCGCCTCTACGGCAGCCGCGACAAGGTATTTCGCATGAGCGAGGGCGTGGCCTTTGCCGAGGCCATGCGCCAGAAGGTCGCCACCACGCTGTTTTATGGCAACAGCAACATCAACCCCGACGAATTCAACGGTCTTTCCATGCGCTATCCGGCGCAAGACGCCAAAAACGTGCTTGATGCTGGCGGGCGCGACGCCGACGGCTGCACCTCGCTGTGGCTTATTTCGTGGGGTGCGCAGTCGGTGCACGGCATCTACCCCAAGGAGAGCAACGGCGGCCTCTCGCACGAAGACCTCAAAACCTACATGGCCCAGGACCCGGATGGCCGCAAATATCAGGTGGTGGGCGACAAGTACAACTGGCGCTGCGGCCTTGCGGTGCGCGACTGGCGCGGCATCGTGCGCATTGCCAACCTGCCGGTGTCCGCGCTTGGCAAACGCAAGGGGCAGAGCGGATTTGTGGATCTGCAAAAGCTGACCATCGAAGCCAAAAACCTCATGCCCCAGCATTTGCGCCAAAAGGCCGTGTGGTACGCCAATGCCGACGTGCTCACCGCCCTTGAGCTGCAGAATTCCGACGCGGGCAACGTGCAGCTGCAGTACGGCGAATTTTTCGACTCTAAGGCCGTGCCCGTGCTGCATGGCCGGCCTGTGCGCCAGTGCGACGCCATTCTCTCCAGCGAGGCCGTGCTGTAG
- a CDS encoding portal protein, giving the protein MTDSPDIAAKPDARTADQNPEDVQALSRRHDALLQRRAPWDAAWQSLADHFLPTRCRLNPQTDATEEGPMLNRGLVDATGILAMRTLAAGLQGGLTSPARPWFRLSLDDVELARSRAGQAWLDEVATRMRSVFQRSNFYNAMHTLYGELGTFGTAFVFELADPVHGFRFIPLCAGEYALDCDAARRVDTVFRRSAMTLRQITQAFGPEAMPDTLREAARRNPEERRNVIQAVYPREIERLSQQDPARMPVASVYWLEGRDGNRQALRVSGFRSFPGFGPRWDVAGNDVYGRSPAMDSLPDCRMLQQMGVTTLKAIHKSVDPPMSVAAGLRSVGLDLTPGGVNYVDSAPGQSPQAATPLLQINPDLATARKAMESVQDQIRKGLYNDLFKLILDGRSGVTASEIAAREEEKLILVGPVLERLHDELFIPLMDRTFECMRDLDMLPPCPPELAGRRLRVEFVSLLAQAQKLVGISAADQYLALTLRASAAWPEALDTLNVDHLLDNYAESLGLPVSLTRSAEERAQLRNARAEAAQAQAVTQAVEKGVGMVRELSQSTLTGPDGSQGSVLDALARLLRRAWPGSAAHDATKDAPAQQARPEPPAFRKNALATPPAPGAGHELQPKRSC; this is encoded by the coding sequence ATGACCGACTCGCCCGATATTGCGGCAAAGCCGGACGCCCGGACAGCAGACCAAAACCCAGAGGACGTGCAGGCGTTGTCGCGCCGTCACGATGCCCTGCTGCAGCGCCGCGCCCCATGGGACGCAGCATGGCAAAGTCTGGCGGACCATTTTTTGCCCACCCGCTGCCGGCTCAACCCGCAGACGGATGCGACGGAAGAAGGCCCCATGCTCAACCGGGGGCTTGTGGACGCCACGGGCATTCTGGCCATGCGCACTCTGGCGGCTGGCCTGCAGGGCGGGCTGACCAGCCCCGCGCGCCCGTGGTTTCGCCTGAGCCTTGATGATGTGGAGCTTGCCCGCAGCCGTGCGGGTCAGGCATGGCTCGACGAAGTCGCCACGCGCATGCGCTCGGTTTTTCAGCGTTCCAACTTCTACAACGCCATGCACACCCTGTACGGAGAGCTGGGCACCTTTGGCACCGCCTTTGTTTTTGAACTGGCCGACCCCGTGCATGGATTTCGATTTATCCCTCTGTGCGCCGGTGAATACGCCCTCGACTGCGACGCCGCGCGCAGGGTGGATACGGTTTTTCGCCGTAGCGCCATGACCCTGCGCCAGATCACCCAGGCATTCGGCCCCGAGGCCATGCCCGACACCCTGAGGGAGGCGGCGCGGCGTAATCCCGAAGAAAGGCGCAACGTCATCCAGGCGGTATACCCGCGCGAAATTGAGCGCCTATCGCAGCAAGACCCGGCCCGCATGCCCGTGGCCTCGGTCTACTGGCTGGAAGGGCGCGACGGCAACCGTCAGGCTCTGCGGGTTTCGGGTTTTCGGTCGTTTCCCGGTTTTGGGCCGCGCTGGGACGTGGCGGGCAACGACGTGTACGGGCGCTCGCCCGCCATGGACTCCCTGCCCGACTGCCGCATGCTGCAGCAGATGGGCGTCACAACGCTCAAGGCCATCCACAAGTCCGTGGACCCGCCCATGAGCGTGGCGGCAGGCTTGCGCTCCGTGGGTCTCGACCTGACGCCCGGCGGCGTCAACTATGTGGACAGCGCACCGGGGCAAAGCCCCCAGGCGGCCACGCCCCTGCTGCAGATCAACCCCGATCTGGCCACAGCCCGCAAGGCCATGGAATCGGTGCAGGACCAAATACGCAAGGGGCTCTACAACGATCTGTTCAAGCTCATTCTGGACGGGCGCAGCGGCGTTACCGCCAGCGAAATAGCCGCCAGGGAAGAAGAAAAACTCATTCTTGTGGGGCCGGTGCTGGAACGCCTGCACGACGAGCTGTTTATCCCGCTGATGGACCGCACCTTTGAGTGCATGCGCGACCTCGACATGCTGCCCCCCTGCCCGCCGGAACTGGCTGGCCGTCGCCTGAGGGTGGAGTTTGTGTCGCTGCTGGCCCAGGCGCAAAAGCTCGTGGGCATCAGCGCGGCGGATCAGTACCTGGCCCTTACACTCAGGGCTTCGGCTGCCTGGCCGGAAGCCCTGGACACCCTCAACGTCGATCACCTGCTGGACAATTATGCCGAAAGCCTTGGCCTGCCCGTGAGCCTCACGCGCTCGGCGGAGGAACGCGCGCAGCTGCGTAACGCCCGGGCCGAGGCCGCGCAGGCGCAGGCAGTAACCCAGGCTGTGGAAAAAGGCGTGGGCATGGTGCGCGAGCTTTCACAAAGCACGCTGACCGGCCCCGATGGCAGCCAGGGCAGCGTGCTTGACGCTCTTGCGCGGCTGCTGCGCCGCGCATGGCCGGGCTCTGCCGCGCATGATGCCACTAAGGATGCCCCTGCGCAGCAGGCGCGGCCTGAACCGCCAGCCTTCAGAAAAAATGCTTTGGCTACCCCCCCCGCACCGGGGGCCGGGCATGAGCTCCAGCCCAAAAGGAGCTGCTGA